A genome region from Qipengyuania profundimaris includes the following:
- a CDS encoding complex I NDUFA9 subunit family protein: protein MAKSSALNGKLVVLMGGSGFIGNYVAQAMLERGARVRIASRNPEKAFKLKPLANLGQLQFARCDANDRQSVERCIEGADAVVNLVGSFEGNLYKLMGESPGWMAEAAKAQGASAFVHVSAIAAEPDEDTEIEYAGAKKLGEERVMAAFPKATILRPSILFGKDDEFLNMFGGLIARLPVLPVFAPDSKLQLVYVDDVAEACARAAEDPAAHGGKTYELGGPEQLTMMEINRRIAAAQGRKRTFLPMPDPVSGAFAALPGTPMSSDQWKLLQQGNVVSGDFPGFAKLGIEPKPVGLFLDKWMVRYRKHGRFTDLMGA, encoded by the coding sequence ATGGCGAAAAGCAGTGCGTTGAACGGCAAGCTCGTGGTGCTGATGGGCGGTAGCGGCTTCATCGGCAATTACGTGGCGCAGGCCATGCTGGAGCGCGGGGCGCGTGTGCGGATCGCCAGTCGCAACCCGGAAAAGGCCTTCAAGCTCAAGCCGCTCGCCAATCTCGGCCAGCTGCAATTCGCGCGCTGCGATGCGAACGACCGGCAGAGCGTCGAGCGCTGCATCGAGGGCGCGGATGCGGTCGTCAATCTGGTCGGCAGCTTCGAGGGCAATCTCTACAAGCTGATGGGCGAGAGCCCGGGCTGGATGGCCGAGGCGGCCAAGGCGCAAGGTGCGAGCGCTTTCGTACACGTCAGCGCGATCGCGGCGGAACCGGACGAAGACACCGAGATCGAGTATGCCGGGGCGAAGAAACTGGGCGAGGAGCGTGTCATGGCGGCGTTCCCCAAGGCGACGATCCTGCGCCCCTCGATCCTGTTCGGCAAGGACGACGAGTTCCTCAACATGTTCGGCGGGCTGATCGCGCGCCTGCCGGTTCTGCCGGTGTTTGCGCCCGACAGCAAATTGCAGCTGGTCTATGTCGACGACGTTGCCGAAGCCTGCGCCCGCGCGGCGGAAGACCCGGCGGCGCATGGCGGCAAGACCTATGAGTTGGGCGGGCCGGAACAGCTTACCATGATGGAGATCAACCGCCGCATCGCCGCCGCACAGGGGCGCAAGCGCACATTCCTGCCGATGCCCGATCCGGTCTCGGGCGCGTTTGCCGCGCTACCGGGCACGCCGATGTCGAGCGACCAGTGGAAGCTGCTCCAGCAGGGCAATGTCGTTTCGGGCGACTTCCCGGGCTTCGCGAAGCTGGGAATCGAGCCCAAGCCGGTCGGCCTGTTCCTCGACAAGTGGATGGTCCGCTACCGCAAGCACGGCCGCTTTACCGATCTGATGGGCGCCTGA
- a CDS encoding serine hydrolase domain-containing protein: MKRLFALAALVVATPVAAQQSEPFAPDCSAIAATLDGMVAEGRTVGASMLVYKDGEETCFAVAGDAERETNRPFTRDTLVQIFSMTKPVTGVALMQLWEQGRFRLDDPLEWHLPEYAETQVLVGETASGEAITRAPKRTITVRDVLRHTAGFSYGPWDEPQNAGDRIWERLDPLSADKTLAEFSAAMAQVPLLHDPGTHWSYSAGVDVQARLVEVLSGQPFADYVAEHIFAPLDMQDSAWQRDTADLPRLARIYVTQPEGSLAPMPREEWLEPNFMGKPMTMGGSGIVTTVDDYMRFARMLLGEGTLDGAQILRPATVRLMATDQLDPAIASENRSFLTGKGNGGFGFDVFVRTGPPLTPDEARGSVGEFYWDGFPSMLFWVDPLQDMAVVFATQKVDFDGTLHRDIRAAVYGADYIGR; encoded by the coding sequence GTGAAGCGACTGTTCGCTCTCGCGGCGCTTGTCGTCGCAACACCGGTTGCTGCGCAGCAAAGCGAGCCCTTCGCGCCCGATTGTTCGGCGATCGCCGCGACGCTGGACGGCATGGTCGCCGAAGGACGCACGGTTGGCGCATCGATGCTCGTCTACAAGGATGGCGAAGAAACCTGCTTTGCCGTTGCGGGCGATGCCGAGCGCGAAACGAACCGTCCTTTCACGCGAGACACGCTGGTCCAGATATTCTCGATGACCAAGCCGGTCACCGGCGTCGCGCTGATGCAGCTATGGGAGCAGGGCAGGTTCCGGCTCGACGATCCGCTCGAATGGCATTTGCCGGAATATGCCGAAACGCAGGTCTTGGTCGGCGAGACGGCGAGCGGCGAGGCCATCACGCGCGCCCCGAAGCGCACTATCACCGTCCGCGATGTCCTGCGGCATACGGCGGGCTTCTCCTACGGCCCGTGGGACGAGCCGCAGAACGCCGGCGACCGTATCTGGGAACGGCTTGACCCGCTGTCCGCCGACAAGACGCTGGCGGAATTCTCCGCGGCTATGGCGCAGGTGCCGCTATTGCATGACCCCGGCACGCACTGGAGCTATTCCGCCGGCGTCGATGTGCAAGCGCGGCTGGTGGAGGTGCTCTCCGGCCAGCCCTTCGCGGACTATGTCGCCGAGCATATCTTCGCGCCGCTCGATATGCAGGACAGCGCGTGGCAGCGCGACACCGCCGATCTGCCGCGACTGGCGCGCATCTATGTGACCCAGCCCGAAGGTTCGCTCGCCCCGATGCCGCGCGAGGAATGGCTGGAACCCAATTTCATGGGCAAGCCGATGACGATGGGCGGTTCGGGCATCGTCACCACGGTCGACGACTACATGCGTTTCGCCCGAATGTTGCTGGGCGAGGGCACGCTCGATGGCGCGCAAATCCTCAGGCCCGCGACGGTGCGCCTGATGGCGACCGACCAGCTCGACCCGGCCATTGCGTCCGAAAATCGCTCTTTCCTGACCGGAAAGGGCAATGGCGGCTTCGGCTTCGATGTCTTCGTGCGGACCGGCCCGCCACTCACGCCTGACGAAGCACGCGGCAGCGTCGGCGAATTCTACTGGGACGGCTTTCCCTCGATGCTGTTCTGGGTCGATCCGCTGCAGGACATGGCTGTCGTCTTCGCCACGCAGAAGGTCGATTTCGACGGCACCTTGCACCGCGACATCCGCGCGGCAGTCTATGGCGCGGACTACATAGGGCGATGA
- a CDS encoding dienelactone hydrolase family protein, with amino-acid sequence MCDREDLARWAKTTLSRRGFGAGALAGAAMACAPMDNTSTGGDAPAGSVTSRPVSFRTPDGTLDGEFFAASGTARPGVVMWPDIAGVRPAKRQMAQRLAEAGYAVLLANPYYRDVAGQQFDDFASFAGSGGFDTVKPWRDRFTTATKQIDNRACAEWLMTQAEVDRDRGIGVQGYCMTGSYAVVAPSADEHIHAGASFHGGGLVTDDPSSPHRTLREDAHYLIAIAENDDEKAPGDKTALRQAADAANTTAEIEVYPADHGWCVLDSPSYDEVQAERAWSNLLAMYADVL; translated from the coding sequence ATGTGCGACCGCGAAGACCTTGCCCGCTGGGCCAAGACCACCCTCAGCCGCCGGGGCTTCGGCGCCGGCGCACTGGCGGGTGCCGCAATGGCCTGTGCACCGATGGACAATACGTCGACTGGAGGGGACGCGCCTGCGGGCTCCGTCACCAGCCGCCCGGTGAGCTTCCGTACGCCCGACGGAACGCTCGACGGCGAATTCTTCGCGGCCAGCGGTACTGCGCGGCCGGGCGTTGTCATGTGGCCCGATATCGCCGGCGTCCGTCCGGCCAAGCGGCAGATGGCGCAGCGGTTGGCCGAGGCGGGCTACGCCGTGCTCCTCGCCAATCCCTATTACCGCGACGTCGCCGGACAGCAGTTCGATGATTTCGCCAGCTTTGCGGGCAGTGGCGGTTTCGACACCGTCAAGCCGTGGCGCGACCGGTTCACAACCGCCACAAAGCAGATCGACAATCGCGCCTGCGCCGAATGGCTGATGACGCAGGCCGAGGTCGATCGCGATCGCGGAATCGGCGTGCAGGGTTATTGCATGACCGGCAGCTATGCCGTCGTCGCCCCCAGCGCAGACGAGCATATCCATGCCGGGGCCAGTTTCCATGGCGGCGGCCTGGTGACCGACGATCCCTCCAGCCCGCACCGCACCTTGCGCGAGGATGCGCATTACCTGATCGCCATCGCCGAAAACGACGACGAGAAGGCCCCGGGCGACAAGACCGCGCTGCGCCAAGCGGCCGATGCAGCGAACACGACCGCCGAGATCGAGGTCTATCCCGCCGATCACGGCTGGTGCGTGCTCGACTCGCCTTCGTATGACGAGGTCCAGGCCGAGCGGGCCTGGTCGAACCTGCTGGCGATGTACGCCGACGTTCTGTGA
- a CDS encoding PQQ-dependent dehydrogenase, methanol/ethanol family, with translation MMTRIVLAALAALSLGACNLGAEEVPEGGIDNFRLVNAGQDPANWITHGGTYAEQRYSPLTQVDRDSVGDLGLAWFADMDTARGQEATPLVMDGKLYVTSAWSKVFAFDAATGEPLWSYDPQVPGETGVKACCDVVNRGLAAWGEHLFLGTLDGRLVALDRDTGEVAWEKVTVDQDASYTITGAPRVIDGKVLIGNGGAEFGVRGYIAAYDAADGEELWRFYTVPGGEDREAEPEYLKAAAETWSGDTLYGEESIGGGGTVWDSMAYDPELDLLYFGVGNGSPWNRAYRSPGADGTGEGDNLYLSSIVAIRPDTGEYVWHYQTTPGETWDYTATQHIVLADMEIDGRERQVLMQAPKNGYFYVLDRATGEFISAEPYIPLNWSTGMDENGRPIMNPETRIDVTGEPALVMPGPLGGHNWHPMAYSPDENLVYIPAFEAAMLYAPEANWKPDRARGFNVGFDLGAGDLPPDLGIRREVQGTITGKLMAWDPVNQEAKWTVEHPGPWNGGVLATGGGLVFQGNSGSEFAAYDSATGDKLWSFAAQTGVVAPPITYTVNGEQYVAVLAGWGGAFALSADGTLIDQMKPVRNISRLLVFKLGGTGTLPEAPTLARAPLDPPPSRASAATIELGREKYARYCAVCHAPGAVGSTVLPDLRRSGALENPAAWLQIVHDGALKDNGMASFAGSLSKEEMQAIREYVIKRANEDKAMEAQLAQDQVARR, from the coding sequence ATGATGACGAGGATCGTGCTGGCGGCGCTGGCCGCGCTATCGCTTGGGGCGTGCAATCTGGGTGCGGAGGAGGTGCCGGAGGGCGGTATCGACAATTTCCGCCTGGTAAATGCGGGCCAGGATCCGGCCAACTGGATCACCCATGGCGGCACCTATGCCGAGCAGCGCTATTCCCCGCTGACGCAGGTCGATCGCGACAGCGTGGGCGATCTCGGTCTCGCCTGGTTCGCGGATATGGATACGGCGCGCGGGCAGGAAGCGACGCCGCTGGTCATGGATGGCAAGCTCTACGTCACCAGCGCGTGGAGCAAGGTCTTCGCCTTCGATGCTGCCACGGGCGAACCGCTGTGGAGCTACGATCCGCAAGTACCGGGCGAAACCGGTGTGAAGGCCTGTTGCGACGTGGTCAATCGCGGGCTGGCCGCCTGGGGCGAACACCTGTTCCTCGGCACGCTGGATGGACGGCTGGTCGCGCTCGATCGCGACACGGGCGAGGTGGCGTGGGAGAAGGTCACCGTCGATCAGGACGCCAGCTATACCATCACCGGCGCGCCGCGCGTGATCGACGGCAAGGTGCTGATCGGCAATGGCGGCGCGGAATTCGGCGTGCGCGGCTATATCGCCGCATACGATGCCGCCGATGGCGAGGAGCTGTGGCGCTTCTACACCGTGCCCGGCGGCGAGGACCGCGAGGCGGAGCCGGAATATCTAAAGGCCGCCGCGGAGACCTGGTCGGGCGACACGCTCTACGGCGAAGAGAGCATCGGCGGCGGGGGCACGGTGTGGGATTCGATGGCCTACGATCCCGAACTGGACCTGCTCTATTTCGGGGTCGGTAACGGCAGCCCGTGGAACCGGGCCTATCGCAGCCCCGGCGCAGACGGGACGGGCGAAGGGGACAATCTCTACCTGTCCAGCATCGTCGCGATCCGGCCCGATACGGGCGAGTATGTCTGGCATTACCAGACCACTCCGGGCGAAACCTGGGACTACACCGCTACGCAGCACATCGTCCTCGCCGACATGGAGATCGACGGGCGCGAGCGGCAGGTGCTGATGCAGGCGCCCAAGAACGGTTATTTCTACGTGCTCGACCGCGCGACGGGAGAGTTTATCAGCGCCGAGCCCTATATCCCGCTCAACTGGTCGACCGGGATGGACGAAAACGGGCGACCGATCATGAACCCGGAAACCCGTATCGACGTGACAGGCGAACCGGCGCTGGTGATGCCGGGGCCGCTGGGCGGGCATAACTGGCATCCGATGGCCTACAGCCCGGACGAGAACCTCGTCTACATCCCGGCCTTCGAGGCGGCGATGTTGTACGCGCCCGAAGCAAACTGGAAACCCGACCGCGCGCGCGGCTTCAACGTCGGCTTCGATCTCGGCGCAGGCGACCTGCCGCCCGACCTCGGTATTCGCCGCGAGGTGCAAGGGACGATCACGGGCAAGCTGATGGCATGGGATCCGGTCAATCAGGAAGCCAAGTGGACCGTCGAACATCCCGGCCCGTGGAACGGCGGCGTGCTTGCGACCGGTGGCGGACTGGTGTTCCAAGGCAATTCGGGCAGCGAATTCGCCGCCTATGACAGCGCGACCGGCGACAAATTGTGGAGCTTTGCCGCACAAACCGGCGTCGTCGCCCCGCCCATCACCTATACCGTGAACGGCGAGCAATATGTCGCCGTACTGGCCGGCTGGGGCGGTGCTTTTGCGCTAAGCGCAGACGGCACGCTGATCGATCAGATGAAGCCGGTCCGCAACATCAGCCGCCTGCTGGTGTTCAAGCTGGGCGGCACCGGCACACTGCCCGAAGCGCCGACGCTGGCCCGCGCCCCGCTCGACCCTCCGCCCAGCCGTGCGAGCGCTGCAACCATCGAACTCGGCCGCGAGAAATACGCCCGCTATTGTGCCGTGTGCCACGCGCCGGGCGCGGTCGGCTCGACCGTACTGCCGGATCTGCGCCGTTCGGGCGCGCTGGAGAACCCGGCGGCGTGGCTGCAGATCGTCCATGACGGAGCGCTCAAGGACAACGGCATGGCCAGCTTCGCAGGCTCGCTCTCCAAGGAAGAGATGCAGGCGATCCGCGAATATGTGATCAAGCGCGCCAACGAGGACAAGGCGATGGAAGCGCAACTGGCGCAGGATCAGGTGGCTAGGCGCTAG
- a CDS encoding alkaline phosphatase PhoX: MTIDRRNLLKASSAAFVAFAALGSGSLTRAYSANPGRRLVPDPQGLLDLPEGFSYRLLTQTGKLMSDGFATPGRPDGMGCFAHPTMANHWVLVRNHENWANIDHGHPFTDASKGLAQFDAARIYDARREGDPFFGGTTNVVIDAASGEVVRDNISLLGTAANCSGGTTPWGSWLTCEEQPLKVGEEDAQRAHGFVFEVPADATDPVDPVPLTAMGRFAHEAVSVDPESGIVYLTEDDREGLFYRFIPNERGKLAAGGRLQALAIVGRDSADTRNYARDWSRGSAERIEPGKAMPVRWIDLEDVESPEGDLRKRGFAAGAAMFTRGEGLAYGSRGDGQGAHFFNCTEGGADHTGQVWQLAPGKDGAADMLMLIYESPGADTLDLCDNLAVTPWGDLMICEDGRGDNYLRGLTPDGAIYDFARNAHEESAEFCGACFSPDGGTLFVNVQEPGFTYAITGPWESLRSA, translated from the coding sequence ATGACCATCGACCGCCGCAACCTCCTCAAGGCCTCCAGCGCCGCCTTCGTCGCCTTCGCCGCGCTGGGGTCCGGCAGTCTCACTCGCGCCTACAGTGCCAATCCCGGCAGGCGGCTAGTGCCCGATCCGCAAGGCCTGCTCGATCTGCCTGAGGGCTTCTCCTATCGCCTGTTGACGCAAACCGGCAAGCTGATGAGCGACGGCTTCGCCACGCCCGGCCGGCCCGACGGCATGGGCTGTTTCGCACATCCGACGATGGCGAACCATTGGGTCCTCGTGCGCAATCATGAGAATTGGGCCAATATCGATCATGGCCACCCATTCACCGATGCATCGAAGGGTTTGGCGCAGTTCGATGCCGCCCGCATCTACGACGCGCGGCGCGAAGGCGATCCGTTCTTCGGCGGCACGACCAATGTCGTCATCGACGCGGCATCCGGCGAGGTCGTGCGCGACAACATCTCGCTTCTCGGCACCGCTGCGAACTGCTCGGGCGGAACGACGCCTTGGGGCAGCTGGCTGACTTGCGAGGAGCAGCCGCTCAAGGTCGGTGAAGAAGACGCGCAGCGGGCCCACGGTTTCGTCTTCGAAGTGCCTGCCGATGCCACTGACCCGGTCGATCCCGTCCCGCTGACCGCCATGGGCCGCTTCGCCCACGAAGCGGTATCGGTCGATCCCGAAAGCGGCATCGTTTACCTGACCGAGGACGATCGCGAAGGCCTGTTCTATCGCTTCATCCCCAACGAGCGCGGCAAGCTCGCCGCGGGCGGCCGCTTGCAGGCGCTGGCTATCGTCGGCCGCGACAGTGCGGACACACGCAACTATGCGCGCGACTGGAGCCGTGGTTCGGCCGAGCGGATCGAGCCGGGGAAGGCAATGCCCGTCCGCTGGATCGATCTCGAGGATGTCGAATCGCCCGAAGGCGACCTGCGCAAGCGCGGCTTCGCGGCAGGCGCGGCGATGTTCACACGCGGAGAAGGGCTAGCCTACGGTTCGCGCGGCGACGGCCAGGGCGCGCATTTCTTCAACTGCACGGAGGGCGGCGCCGACCACACCGGGCAGGTCTGGCAGCTTGCGCCGGGGAAGGATGGCGCGGCGGACATGCTGATGCTCATCTACGAGAGCCCGGGAGCCGACACGCTCGACTTGTGCGACAACCTTGCGGTCACGCCGTGGGGCGACCTGATGATCTGCGAGGACGGGCGCGGCGACAACTATTTGCGCGGCCTCACACCCGACGGCGCGATCTACGATTTCGCCCGCAATGCGCATGAGGAAAGCGCCGAATTCTGCGGCGCCTGCTTCTCGCCCGACGGCGGCACGCTGTTCGTCAACGTGCAGGAGCCGGGCTTCACCTATGCCATCACCGGCCCGTGGGAGAGCCTGCGCAGCGCCTAG
- the purU gene encoding formyltetrahydrofolate deformylase, whose translation MVHPLVLTLSCTDRPGITARVTSFLFERGGNILEAQQFNDRAADAFFMRVEFDPGGASADSLREDFAAIAGAFGMDWKLVSRDRPRRVLIMVSKFDHCLADLLYRWRIGELAMEPVAIVSNHPREAIGHTHLGDIPFHYLPISRDGKAEQEAQVRKIAERTGAELVVLARYMQILSDEQASHFAGRCINIHHSFLPGFKGAKPYHQAYERGVKMIGASAHYVTSDLDEGPIIHQAAEPISHADTPEELVRKGREIENRVLAEAVRLHLEERVLLNGRRTVVFRS comes from the coding sequence ATGGTCCACCCGCTCGTCCTCACCCTGTCCTGCACGGACCGCCCCGGCATAACCGCGCGCGTCACGTCCTTCCTGTTCGAGCGTGGCGGCAATATCCTCGAGGCGCAGCAGTTCAACGACCGCGCCGCCGATGCCTTTTTCATGCGCGTCGAATTCGACCCGGGCGGCGCCTCGGCGGACAGTCTGCGAGAGGATTTCGCAGCGATTGCAGGCGCGTTCGGGATGGACTGGAAGCTGGTCAGCCGCGATCGGCCGCGCCGTGTGCTCATCATGGTGAGCAAGTTCGACCATTGCCTCGCCGACCTGCTCTATCGGTGGCGGATCGGGGAGCTTGCGATGGAGCCGGTCGCCATCGTCTCCAACCACCCGCGCGAAGCGATCGGGCACACGCATCTGGGCGATATCCCGTTCCACTATTTGCCGATCTCCCGCGACGGCAAGGCCGAGCAGGAAGCGCAGGTGCGCAAGATCGCCGAGCGTACCGGCGCCGAGCTCGTCGTACTGGCGCGTTACATGCAAATCCTGTCGGACGAGCAGGCCTCTCACTTCGCCGGACGCTGCATCAACATCCACCATAGCTTCCTGCCGGGCTTCAAGGGGGCCAAACCCTATCACCAGGCCTATGAGCGCGGGGTCAAGATGATCGGCGCGAGCGCCCATTACGTCACCAGCGATCTCGACGAAGGGCCGATAATCCATCAGGCCGCCGAACCGATCAGCCATGCGGACACGCCCGAAGAGCTGGTCCGCAAGGGGCGCGAGATCGAAAACCGTGTGTTGGCCGAAGCGGTCCGGCTCCATCTCGAAGAGCGGGTTCTTCTCAACGGCCGGCGGACGGTAGTCTTTCGTAGCTGA
- a CDS encoding NAD(P)H-dependent flavin oxidoreductase, which translates to MKNYTRTTGLMQRGIDFLGSETAILCGAMSWVSERNLVSAISNAGGFGVIACGAMDPDLLDKEIAATRALTDKPFGVNLITMHPQLFDLIEVCEKHGVGHVVLAGGIPPKGSVEAIKGGANPAKVICFAPTLALAKKLLRSGADALVIEGMEAGGHIGPVSTSVLAQEMLPELAEEHLIFVAGGIGRGHAIAGYLEMGAAGVQLGTRFACATESIAHADFKKAFFRASARDAVASIQVDARLPVIPVRALKNKGTEEFTAKQREVAAVLDREEIAMAEAQLQIEHYWAGALRRAVIDGDVENGSLMAGQSVGMLKEEEPVAIIIDKLMAQSEDALTRR; encoded by the coding sequence ATGAAGAATTACACAAGAACCACTGGCCTGATGCAGCGCGGCATCGACTTCCTCGGCAGCGAGACCGCGATCCTGTGCGGCGCGATGAGCTGGGTGTCGGAGCGCAATCTGGTCTCCGCCATCTCCAATGCGGGCGGCTTCGGCGTGATCGCCTGCGGGGCGATGGACCCGGACTTGCTCGACAAGGAAATCGCCGCGACCAGGGCGCTGACCGACAAGCCGTTCGGCGTGAACCTCATCACCATGCACCCGCAATTGTTCGATCTGATCGAGGTCTGCGAAAAGCACGGGGTCGGCCATGTCGTGCTTGCGGGCGGCATCCCGCCCAAGGGCAGCGTTGAGGCGATCAAGGGCGGCGCCAACCCCGCCAAGGTCATCTGTTTCGCCCCTACGCTGGCCCTTGCAAAAAAGCTGCTGCGCTCGGGCGCGGATGCGCTGGTGATCGAGGGCATGGAAGCGGGCGGCCATATCGGCCCCGTCTCGACCAGCGTGCTGGCACAGGAAATGCTGCCCGAGCTGGCCGAGGAGCATCTGATCTTCGTCGCCGGCGGGATTGGCCGCGGCCATGCGATCGCGGGCTATCTGGAGATGGGTGCGGCGGGCGTCCAGCTCGGCACGCGCTTTGCCTGTGCGACGGAGAGCATCGCGCACGCCGATTTCAAGAAGGCCTTCTTCCGCGCCAGCGCCCGCGACGCCGTCGCCAGCATCCAGGTCGATGCGCGCCTGCCGGTCATCCCGGTGCGCGCGCTGAAGAACAAGGGCACGGAGGAATTCACCGCCAAGCAGCGCGAAGTCGCCGCCGTGCTCGACCGCGAGGAGATCGCGATGGCGGAGGCGCAGCTCCAGATCGAGCATTACTGGGCCGGCGCCCTGCGCCGCGCGGTGATCGACGGCGATGTCGAGAACGGCAGCCTGATGGCAGGTCAGTCGGTCGGCATGCTGAAGGAAGAGGAACCGGTCGCGATTATCATCGACAAGCTGATGGCGCAGAGCGAGGACGCGCTCACGCGCCGCTGA
- the purT gene encoding formate-dependent phosphoribosylglycinamide formyltransferase, which produces MSNTAKILLLGSGELGREFVISAKRLGAYVIACDSYDHAPAMQLSDAREVFSMLDAERLRAVVEQHRPDYIVPEIEAIRTEVLAELESEGFTVVPSARAAQLTMNRDGIRDLAAHELGLVTSRYRYAKNFEEVRAAAQHTAFPCVMKPVMSSSGKGQTTVRDESGLEAAWDYAVANMRGDRQRVIVEQFVDFDYEITLLTVRHQGGVSFCPPIGHRQERGDYQESWQPTPMSDDAIAKAQDMARKVVDNLGGHGLFGVEFFVKGEEVIFSELSPRPHDTGMVTLVSQNLTEFDLHARAILGLPIPAELRARPAASAVILADRDSETLSYGGLAEAMANGADVRIFGKPSSRPYRRMGVALATAGDTDAARHAAREAANKVHIHYGD; this is translated from the coding sequence GTGAGCAACACTGCGAAAATCCTTCTCCTCGGCTCCGGTGAGCTTGGCCGCGAGTTCGTAATTTCGGCCAAGCGACTGGGCGCCTACGTCATCGCCTGCGATTCATACGACCATGCGCCTGCTATGCAGCTTTCGGACGCGCGCGAGGTGTTCTCTATGCTCGATGCCGAGCGGCTGCGCGCTGTCGTCGAGCAGCACCGGCCCGACTATATCGTGCCCGAAATCGAGGCGATCCGGACCGAGGTGCTGGCCGAGCTCGAGAGCGAAGGTTTCACGGTCGTTCCTTCGGCGCGGGCGGCGCAGCTAACCATGAACCGCGACGGTATCCGCGATCTCGCCGCGCACGAGCTTGGCCTCGTGACGTCACGCTACCGCTACGCCAAGAATTTCGAGGAAGTGCGCGCCGCTGCCCAGCACACCGCGTTCCCTTGCGTAATGAAGCCGGTAATGTCGTCGAGCGGCAAGGGCCAGACGACCGTCCGCGACGAAAGCGGGCTCGAGGCTGCGTGGGACTATGCCGTCGCCAATATGCGCGGCGACCGGCAGCGTGTCATAGTTGAGCAGTTCGTCGATTTCGATTACGAGATCACCCTGCTGACCGTGCGCCATCAAGGCGGCGTCAGTTTCTGCCCGCCGATCGGCCACCGACAGGAACGCGGCGACTATCAGGAAAGCTGGCAGCCGACGCCGATGTCGGACGATGCCATCGCCAAGGCGCAGGACATGGCGCGTAAGGTGGTCGACAATCTCGGCGGGCACGGTCTGTTCGGCGTCGAATTCTTCGTGAAGGGCGAGGAAGTGATCTTCTCCGAACTCAGCCCGCGCCCGCACGATACCGGCATGGTCACGCTGGTCAGCCAGAACCTCACCGAGTTCGACCTCCATGCCCGCGCGATTCTGGGCTTGCCGATCCCTGCCGAGCTGCGCGCTCGCCCCGCCGCCAGCGCCGTCATCCTTGCTGACCGCGACAGCGAGACGCTGTCCTATGGCGGGCTGGCCGAGGCGATGGCGAACGGCGCGGACGTCCGCATCTTCGGCAAGCCGAGCAGCCGACCCTATCGCCGCATGGGGGTGGCTCTGGCGACAGCGGGCGACACCGACGCGGCGAGACATGCGGCACGCGAGGCAGCGAACAAGGTTCATATCCACTACGGCGACTAA